From a single Lolium rigidum isolate FL_2022 chromosome 7, APGP_CSIRO_Lrig_0.1, whole genome shotgun sequence genomic region:
- the LOC124677840 gene encoding NDR1/HIN1-like protein 12: protein MSKGKEHHDWILRRCCGSIAACILTLAVVVGFVVLVIYLALHPSKPSFYLQDIQLRSIDLADPSISLDVQVTIASRNPNDRVGIYYKTLHAFTTYRDEPVTIPVSLPAIYQGHKDQSVWSPVMSGDSVPVAPYVADAMKQDIGAGYVLLHVKVDGRVKWKVGSWVSGGYHIFVNCPALLSATGGNAGGAFSMSAATAGGGRNGTMVSLKFTQPSYCTVDV from the exons ATGAGCAAGGGCAAGGAGCACCACGACTGGATCCTCCGGCGGTGCTGCGGCTCCATCGCCGCCTGCATCCTCACGCTCGCCGTCGTGGTCGGCTTCGTCGTGCTCGTCATCTACCTCGCCCTGCACCCCTCCAAGCCGTCCTTCTACCTCCAGGACATCCAGCTCCGCTCCATCGACCTCGCCGACCCGTCTATCTCCCTCGACGTCCAG GTGACGATCGCGTCCCGGAACCCGAACGACCGCGTGGGCATCTACTACAAGACCCTGCACGCCTTCACCACGTACCGCGACGAGCCGGTCACAAtaccggtgtccctgccggcgatCTACCAGGGGCACAAGGACCAGTCGGTGTGGTCGCCGGTGATGTCTGGCGACTCGGTGCCCGTGGCGCCGTACGTGGCGGACGCCATGAAGCAGGACATCGGCGCCGGGTACGTGCTGCTGCACGTGAAGGTGGACGGGCGCGTCAAGTGGAAGGTCGGCAGCTGGGTCTCCGGCGGGTACCACATCTTCGTCAACTGCCCCGCGCTGCTCTCCGCCACCGGCGGCAACGCCGGCGGCGCCTTCTCCatgagcgccgccaccgccggcggcgggagaaACGGGACAATGGTCTCGCTCAAGTTCACGCAGCCTTCGTACTGCACCGTCGACGTGTAG